One Malania oleifera isolate guangnan ecotype guangnan chromosome 9, ASM2987363v1, whole genome shotgun sequence DNA segment encodes these proteins:
- the LOC131164852 gene encoding multiple C2 domain and transmembrane region protein 7-like, whose amino-acid sequence MSNLKLGVDVISAHNLMPKDGLGSSSAFVELYFDGQKFRTTIKEKDLNPVWNEHFYFNISDPSNLHNLTLDACIYNNIKATHSRSFLGKVSISGTSFVPYSDAVVLHYPLEKRGIFSRIRGELGLKVCITDDPSIKSSTPHPVAESLDPSSIRQDQTVSNLVSGVLSNAKAESRQTFHHLPNPRHIQHQHHSSATAVPNQVAKYVVGEMKPEPPPSRLVRMFSASSSQPVDYALKETSPFLGGGQVVGGRVIRTDKTASTYDLVEQMQFLFVRVVKARDLPAMDVTGSLDPYVEVKIGNYRGVTKHMEKKQNPEWNVVFAFSRDRMQASVLEVVVKDKDLIKDDLVGIVRFDLNEIPMRVPPDSPLAPEWYWLEDKKGQKKKGELMLAVWIGTQADEAFPDAWHSDAATPIDSSAAASTLIRSKVYHAPRLWYVRVNVIEAQDLVPTEKNRFPDVYVRVQIANQVLKTKTVQAQTLNPLWNEDLLFVAAEPFEDPLVLSVEDRLGPGKDEIIGRVFIPLSSVEKRADDRIVHSRWFNLEKPVVVDVDQLKKGKFSSRIQLRVCLDGGYHVLDESTHYSSDLRPTAKQLWKPSIGVLELGILNSVGLHPMKTRDGKGTSDTYCVAKYGHKWVRTRTVVDNLSPKYNEQYTWEVFDPATVLTVGVFDNSQLGEKGSNGNKDMKIGKVRIRISTLETGRVYTHSYPLLVLHPTGVKKMGELHLAVRFSCSSFVNMLHIYSRPLLPKMHYVRPFTVMQLDMLRHQAVNIVAERLGRAEPPLRKEVVEYMSDVDSHLWSMRRSKANFFRLMTVFSGLFAAGKWFGEICSWKNPITTVLVHVLFIMLVCFPELILPTIFLYMFLIGIWNFRFRPRYPPHMNTRISQAEAVHPDELDEEFDTFPTTRSPELVRMRYDRLRSVAGRVQTVVGDIATQVERVLSLLSWRDPRATAIFVTFCSVAAMVLYVTPFQVVAALAGIYTMRHPRFRHRLPSVPINFFRRLPARTDSLL is encoded by the coding sequence ATGAGCAATCTTAAGCTGGGTGTAGATGTGATTAGTGCCCACAACCTTATGCCAAAAGATGGGCTGGGTTCTTCTAGTGCTTTTGTGGAGCTTTACTTCGATGGCCAGAAGTTCCGTACCACTATCAAAGAAAAAGATCTCAACCCTGTTTGGAATGAGCACTTTTACTTCAACATATCTGATCCATCGAACCTCCACAATCTTACTTTGGATGCGTGTATCTACAACAATATTAAAGCCACCCACTCCAGATCTTTCCTTGGGAAGGTTTCCATCAGTGGGACTTCATTTGTTCCGTACTCAGATGCTGTTGTTTTGCACTACCCTTTGGAAAAGCGTGGCATATTCTCCCGTATCCGAGGCGAGCTTGGTCTTAAAGTTTGCATAACTGATGATCCATCCATAAAGTCCTCCACCCCACATCCTGTAGCTGAATCCTTGGATCCGAGCTCTATTAGACAGGACCAAACAGTATCAAATCTGGTCTCCGGTGTTTTATCTAATGCCAAAGCTGAGTCAAGACAGACCTTCCATCATCTCCCTAACCCAAGACACATTCAACACCAGCATCATTCTTCAGCTACAGCAGTGCCCAACCAAGTAGCAAAATATGTAGTGGGTGAGATGAAGCCTGAACCACCACCTTCAAGGCTTGTTCGCATGTTCTCTGCATCATCATCACAACCTGTTGATTATGCACTCAAAGAAACAAGCCCATTTCTAGGAGGCGGACAAGTTGTCGGGGGTCGTGTTATTCGTACGGACAAAACTGCAAGCACTTATGACCTCGTTGAGCAGATGCAATTTCTCTTTGTAAGAGTTGTAAAGGCGCGAGATCTTCCTGCCATGGATGTTACAGGGAGCCTTGATCCATATGTAGAGGTGAAAATTGGAAACTACAGAGGAGTTACGAAGCACATGGAGAAAAAGCAAAATCCAGAGTGGAATGTGGTGTTTGCCTTCTCCAGGGATCGGATGCAAGCATCTGTTCTAGAAGTTGTGGTTAAGGACAAGGATCTGATCAAAGATGATCTTGTAGGCATTGTAAGGTTTGACTTGAATGAGATTCCCATGAGGGTCCCACCTGATAGTCCTCTGGCCCCCGAGTGGTACTGGCTTGAGGACAAGAAGGGGCAGAAGAAAAAAGGTGAGTTGATGCTTGCAGTCTGGATTGGCACTCAAGCAGATGAGGCTTTCCCTGATGCATGGCATTCTGATGCAGCTACACCTATTGACAGTTCAGCAGCTGCCTCTACACTGATACGTTCCAAGGTTTACCATGCACCACGGTTATGGTATGTGCGTGTTAATGTTATTGAGGCTCAGGACTTGGTCCCAACAGAGAAGAACCGTTTCCCAGATGTATATGTGAGGGTACAGATAGCGAATCAAGTGTTGAAGACGAAGACAGTCCAAGCTCAGACACTGAACCCGCTCTGGAATGAGGATCTTTTATTTGTTGCTGCTGAACCCTTTGAGGATCCTCTTGTACTTTCTGTTGAGGATCGTTTGGGTCCTGGAAAAGATGAGATCATTGGGAGGGTCTTCATACCACTAAGCTCTGTGGAGAAGCGAGCCGATGATCGAATTGTTCACTCTCGTTGGTTCAACCTGGAAAAGCCAGTGGTTGTGGATGTAGATCAGCTGAAGAAAGGGAAGTTCTCTAGCAGGATCCAGCTTCGAGTATGTCTAGATGGAGGTTACCATGTTCTTGATGAGTCAACTCACTATAGCAGCGATCTCCGCCCCACAGCAAAACAGCTTTGGAAGCCATCAATTGGAGTTTTAGAACTTGGCATCTTAAATTCTGTAGGACTCCACCCCATGAAAACACGCGATGGAAAAGGCACATCAGATACATATTGTGTAGCTAAGTATGGGCACAAATGGGTCAGAACACGCACTGTGGTTGACAATCTGAGTCCAAAATACAATGAGCAATATACATGGGAGGTTTTTGATCCGGCTACAGTTCTCACTGTAGGTGTTTTTGACAACAGTCAGCTGGGGGAAAAAGGCTCTAATGGCAACAAGGACATGAAGATTGGGAAGGTCCGGATTCGTATATCTACGCTCGAAACAGGTCGTGTTTATACACACTCTTACCCTTTGCTGGTTCTTCACCCCACTGGCGTTAAGAAGATGGGTGAGTTGCATTTGGCAGTACGATTCTCATGCTCATCTTTTGTGAACATGCTTCACATATACTCACGACCACTGCTGCCAAAGATGCACTATGTGAGGCCCTTTACTGTGATGCAGCTAGACATGCTACGCCACCAAGCTGTCAACATAGTGGCAGAACGGCTGGGTCGAGCAGAGCCTCCACTCCGGAAGGAGGTGGTAGAATACATGTCAGATGTGGACTCACACCTCTGGAGTATGCGCAGGAGCAAGGCAAATTTTTTTCGACTGATGACAGTTTTCTCAGGACTATTTGCCGCTGGGAAGTGGTTTGGGGAAATCTGCTCGTGGAAGAACCCAATCACAACAGTGCTTGTTCACGTGCTTTTTATTATGCTTGTGTGCTTCCCAGAACTGATACTGCCCACAATTTTCCTCTACATGTTTCTAATAGGGATATGGAACTTCAGGTTTAGGCCAAGGTACCCTCCCCACATGAACACAAGAATCTCGCAGGCTGAGGCAGTGCACCCCGATGAGCTTGATGAGGAGTTCGACACATTTCCCACAACTCGAAGCCCGGAGCTTGTGAGAATGAGGTATGATCGGCTGAGGAGTGTGGCTGGTAGGGTTCAGACTGTGGTGGGTGATATAGCAACTCAGGTTGAGCGTGTTTTGTCACTGTTAAGCTGGAGAGACCCCCGTGCCACAGCCATCTTCGTGACATTCTGCTCTGTGGCAGCCATGGTTCTCTATGTGACGCCATTCCAGGTGGTGGCAGCTTTGGCTGGGATCTACACAATGAGGCACCCCAGATTTCGCCATCGGTTGCCATCGGTACCCATCAACTTCTTCCGCAGGCTGCCTGCGAGGACAGATAGTCTATTGTAA
- the LOC131164853 gene encoding xyloglucan-specific galacturonosyltransferase 1 — MQPSPTMAIAVPTIESKEFGFHDSTLLPKFMYRIPIVILLVTPLLLWSSSTTIISNSIVHICISSRKLNHLYCLSAGAEPASRSPNASSISPGNSTGHALIDHHFFGEDNPALPINKSSFFSNYKDEGVVTAVKHVEEQVQAHRSWASGANDHVGCEGRGIFVYDLPSKFNKDLVAQCNDMVPWTNLCEYFANEALGEQLPELGNGWYKTHQYSLEIIFHSRVLKHPCRVYDPNEAKLFYVPFYGGLDILRWHFKNVTNQVKDSLGQELVRWLDGRPPWVRNSGKDHVFVLGKVSWDFRRRGDSPWGTRLLELNQMQNPIKVLIERQPWHLNDVGVPHPTHFHPRSDADIIAWQLRIMRADRRSLTGFAAGERPGLPENIRSLLIKHCISAGEGKCRFLDCNSGDCAQPESVIRLFMESEFCLQPPGDSPTRKSLFDSLVSGCIPVLFDPFTAYYQYPWHLPEEHGKYSVFIYQEEVREMKVDVVEKLMRISVKEKEEMRRYIVYELLPGLVYGASDSRLEKFQDAFTITMNNLLQRVSRLE; from the coding sequence ATGCAGCCATCCCCAACAATGGCCATTGCTGTTCCCACTATCGAATCAAAAGAATTTGGTTTTCATGATTCAACTCTACTGCCCAAATTTATGTACCGAATTCCCATTGTAATTCTTCTTGTGACTCCTTTGTTGCTCTGGTCATCCTCCACCACCATCATCTCCAACTCCATTGTTCATATTTGCATCTCTTCCCGCAAGCTCAACCACCTCTACTGCCTCTCCGCCGGAGCCGAACCCGCTTCCCGGTCCCCCAACGCCTCCTCTATTAGCCCTGGCAACAGCACGGGTCACGCCCTGATTGATCACCATTTCTTTGGTGAGGATAACCCTGCTCTTCCCATCAATAAGAGCAGTTTTTTCAGTAATTACAAGGATGAGGGGGTCGTGACTGCCGTTAAACACGTTGAAGAACAAGTCCAAGCGCATCGTTCGTGGGCGTCTGGGGCTAATGATCACGTGGGTTGCGAGGGGAGAGGCATTTTTGTGTATGATTTACCTTCAAAGTTCAATAAAGATTTGGTTGCTCAGTGCAATGACATGGTTCCGTGGACGAACCTCTGCGAGTATTTCGCGAACGAGGCGCTTGGAGAGCAGTTGCCGGAGCTGGGGAACGGATGGTACAAAACCCACCAGTACTCACTAGAGATCATATTTCATTCTAGGGTTTTGAAGCACCCATGCAGGGTTTATGACCCTAATGAAGCAAAGCTCTTCTATGTGCCCTTCTATGGAGGATTGGACATATTGAGATGGCACTTCAAGAATGTGACTAACCAGGTTAAGGATTCTCTTGGGCAAGAGCTGGTGAGGTGGCTCGATGGTCGGCCGCCGTGGGTTCGGAACTCTGGGAAGGACCATGTTTTTGTTTTGGGCAAAGTTTCATGGGATTTCAGGAGAAGAGGTGATTCTCCATGGGGTACCAGACTGTTGGAACTCAACCAAATGCAAAACCCTATCAAGGTTCTGATAGAGCGGCAGCCATGGCACCTTAATGACGTCGGTGTCCCCCACCCGACCCACTTCCACCCTCGGTCTGATGCTGATATCATCGCATGGCAGCTGAGGATCATGCGAGCCGATCGGAGAAGCCTCACGGGTTTCGCAGCCGGGGAGAGGCCTGGTTTGCCCGAGAACATACGGTCCTTGTTGATCAAACATTGCATTTCGGCCGGGGAGGGGAAATGCCGGTTTTTGGACTGCAATTCGGGGGACTGTGCTCAGCCCGAATCGGTTATAAGGCTGTTCATGGAGTCAGAGTTCTGCTTGCAGCCTCCCGGGGACAGCCCGACCCGTAAATCGCTGTTCGATTCGCTTGTTTCAGGTTGTATACCGGTGCTGTTTGATCCATTCACGGCCTACTACCAGTATCCATGGCATTTACCGGAGGAACACGGGAAGTACTCGGTGTTTATATATCAAGAAGAGGTGAGGGAGATGAAGGTGGATGTGGTGGAGAAGCTGATGAGGATTTCCGTGAAGGAGAAGGAGGAGATGAGGAGGTACATAGTGTATGAGCTATTGCCTGGTTTGGTGTATGGAGCTTCAGATTCGAGGCTTGAAAAGTTTCAGGATGCTTTTACCATAACAATGAATAATCTGCTTCAAAGGGTGAGCAGATTGGAATGA